NNNNNNNNNNNNNNNNNNNNNNNNNNNNNNNNNNNNNNNNNNNNNNNNNNNNNNNNNNNNNNNNNNNNNNNNNNNNNNNNNNNNNNNNNNNNNNNNNNNNNNNNNNNNNNNNNNNNNNNNNNNNNNNNNNNNNNNNNNNNNNNNNNNNNNNNNNNNNNNNNNNNNNNNNNNNNNNNNNNNNNNNNNNNNNNNNNNNNNNNNNNNNNNNNNNNNNNNNNNNNNNNNNNNNNNNNNNNNNNNNNNNNNNNNNNNNNNNNNNNNNNNNNNNNNNNNNNNNNNNNNNNNNNNNNNNNNNNNNNNNNNNNNNNNNNNNNNNNNNNNNNNNNNNNNNNNNNNNNNNNNNNNNNNNNNNNNNNNNNNNNNNNNNNNNNNNNNNNNNNNNNNNNNNNNNNNNNNNNNNNNNNNNNNNNNNNNNNNNNNNNNNNNNNNNNNNNNNNNNNNNNNNNNNNNNNNNNNNNNNNNNNNNNNNNNNNNNNNNNNNNNNNNNNNNNNNNNNNNNNNNNNNNNNNNNNNNNNNNNNNNNNNNNNNNNNNNNNNNNNNNNNNNNNNNNNNNNNNNNNNGGGGATACTAATAAATTAcagattgagcatgtttgggatgttctggatcgacatgtacgacagtgtattccagttcccaccaatatccagcaacttcgcataactgcagctctttgttaagtgttgcagtcatttcagtcgctgtagtagctgatgtgtatagtgttgagtcatccgcatacatagacacactggccttactcaaagccagtggcatgttgtttgtaaagattgaaaaagcaaggggcctaaacagctaccctgggcaattcctgcttctacctggattatgtttgataggcttccattaaagaacaccctttgtgttctgttagacataaagcttatttttttaaatgttgtgcacTTTTGTTTACATTccggttagtgagcatttctcctttgccaagataattcatccacttgacacgtgtggcatatcaagaagctgatttaacatcatgataattacacaagtgcaccttgtgctggggacaacaaaaggccactctaaaatgtgcagttttgtcacacagcacaatgccacagatgaaaatgtcccagttcttccgtggcctgcatactcaccagacatgtcaaacctggtttaaaaaaacatataaagcTATTATTTacagcacaatgcctctcccctatttgatagtttgtgtgcatgttttgacatgtaggctacgtgtgcccttttaaaatgtatgtagttctgttcttgtctattattgtttcatgttttgtgtggaccccaggaagagtagctgctgctttcgcaacagctaatggggatactAATAAATTAcagattgagcatgtttgggatgttctggatcgacatgtacgacagtgtattccagttcccaccaatatccagcaacttcgcatagacattgaagagaagtgggacaacattccacaggccacaatcaacagcctcatCAACTCTACGCGAAGGTGATGTGTTGCACtatatgaggcaaatggtggtcacaccagatactgactgttttttaaAATTCACACCCCTTCCTTTTGATTTTAAGGTACACTATATAaagaaaaaagtatgtggacaccccttcaaatgagtgaatttggctatttcagctacacccgttgctgacaggtgtataaaattgagtacacagccatgcaatccccatagacaaacattggcaMtagaatggccttactgaagagctcagtgacttttaacagggcaccgtcataggatgccacctttaccaCAAGTCctcagtttgtcacatttctgccctgctagagctgccccggtcaactgcaagtgctgttattgtgaagtggaaactagaagcaacaaaggctcagccgcaaagtggtcaCACAAGCTCGGGACCGGCGAGCGCGAAGCTCGTAATTTTTTTTGtcctggttcgggctaggccccttagttccagtgaagggaaatcttaacgctagagCATGCAATGCCATTCTCGACGATTCTGTtcttccagctttgtggcaacagtttggggaaggccctttcctatttcagcatgacaatgctcccaagcacaaagcgaagtccatacagaaattatttgtcaagattggtgtggaagaaatggactggcctgcacagagacctaacctcaacctcatcgaacgcctttgggatgaattggaacaccgacagTGAGCCAagcctaatagcccaacatcagtgcccgacctcactaatgctcttgtggctgaatggaagaaagtcKCCACAGCAATGTTCCAYcatctagtggaaagccttcccagaaaagtggaggcagttatagcagcaaagggggaaccaacttcatactaatgcccatgattttggaatgagatgttcaacgagcaggtgtccacatgcctttggtcatgtagtgtatctgtgacCGACAGATGCAWttctgtattcccagtcacgtgaaatccatagatttcttttcagttgactgatttccttatatgaacttgttaggaattttgttaataataactaaaacaatttctagatttagataaaactataactaattgaactctgcacgcctagtgaaaagagatttgtgctgtgggttataaagtaaacagaaagggtcgttaaactatggttgaactgacccaacttagccctgagatgtttagataaggcagtgagtaactttttaggtcttccattatcttgagttgtctgctaaagtggtaataaattatagtgagccttcaggagaatagattatattgtgtgtcatgtgtgtgcgctggaAAGTTGGAATMaacttttgaacctgttttataAAGGTCaggaggagatttattctgtaacctatgacgtcatatcttgtatataaactgttgtttatggtcaaatggtagcgtgctccgagaataaatactattatctaattttaagactgtatcctgtctattttatgttaataagtatcttacaaattcttgtaaatagacagattgattttaatcaatgagtacattagaggaattatttaattccctcaacaaactaactcagtaaaatctttgtctattgcatttatatttttgttcagtgtatctaataaaaatatattcatgttttattttttatttttacaaatattcacatttttccCACATTAACATTAGAGTATTTAGTGTAAATTGttgaccaaaaatgacaattaaatccattttaatcacagtttgtagcacaacaaaatgtggaaaagtaggAGTGAAAACCTTCTGAAGGCATTGAGGAACATAGTGAAAAGATGGTAAAATGTGTTTTCGGGAAAATTTGAAACTGCCGTTTGCACAGTCAGCGTATTACTGCTGTGAGAGTGTGTTGCAGTACTTTGGAAAGCTAATGCGGAGTGTACCAACAGATTTAAATCATTTACAGAAACAGATTTCTACAAAcgtaaaatatttgtattattatgttaTCATCCTTGTGGTATTGAGAGATAAACATGGTAATACTTTTACTGATTGCACATAAATTATGATAATTCATACATGAtagagtgcttgctttgttattCAACTYATCTTGTGTCCTTTGTCATTCAGTGAACCCCATTCATTGCTGCTCGCAGCTATATTTGAGAATGTGCTTCATCCTTTACATGAGAGACCCAATATTATTACATGACATTTCAATATTTTCAAAAGAAAAAGCCCACACAGTGTTACAAATGTTTGAATACAGATTAATATATAGAATTAATAAAGGacatatttgttttgtcttaaaTGTCATGTTATGTGATTCATATGCATCCAATAGCCATGTCATTATCAATTATAGTATCATGTAATTTGTACATGATCAAAAACTCTCTCTCATCCAAATACAGAACACCGTTGATCACCATCACCACTGCTTTCAAAGAACATGAAATCCTGTTTGGAGACAaagaataaagaaagaaaaaaatggaTACACAATGAATAGGCATGACGGAAATCATCACACTATCATAAATACGTAATTGTTTGATTCATCTTAATGGACAGGATTTATAATGGCTTTATATTGATGCACTACAATAGGGGTGTCAGTACTGACTAATTGATTGGTTTGCCAGTAATTTTACAGCAATGGCTGCTTCACTAGGTCACTGACACAATGATAGAGAAATTCCCTTATCGATTATAGCCTGTGTACTGTATATGCGAGCTCCTACAAAGAATTCCAATGTAGGCTATGTCTTTTTAATAACTACAAATGCCAAATGAACTTGAATCTGACTTAGCTCTATAGATATGGCtgggtttacacaggcagcccaattccgatcttttgccaataatggGGCCACAGATCAcaattgggttgcctgtgtaaaGTCGCAGCCTTTGTCACTTACAATAAGGATGCAGGCCCCCATCAGCACAGCCTTCATCTTGACATCCAGGTCCATGGGGAACTGGATCCCAAAGTTGTCTGAGTCAGTGAAGGCCTCCTTTATCAGCCCACTCCACTGCTTACTTATTCTCCCAATGGGCTGGTCGCTGTCCTTGCCCATCACCTGTTATAGAAACACAAAGGACTCTAATCAGGGTGATGTTCATTAGGCagcaaatggaagaaaacggatTGAAACAGTTACCTGGACTCCATTTTTCcacgttttgctacagtgtgccctaatgagGACAACCTAGGGTTTAACAGACTCAGGGCCACTTGAACACTCACAAATAGAGATAGACCACAGTCCTCTCCCTAACAGCCAGTGATGTGCTATGCAGACATAGAGGAGTAGATGAGGTGAACTCTTCACCTCAAAATCAACATCTCCACAGCAGCTACAGGCACAGAAAGGACCTTCAATCGTCAGGAGAGTCTCTTTGGCAGCTCCTAGGATGGACAGTTTTGGCTTGAAGGGATGCCAGTTCTGAACCACATAACCTATGGTGGTGCTAGGAGGGGATTGGACCTCCATCTAGGACAGACCAACATTCACAGATACAGAGGGAAAAAAGGTCAAGATAGAAAAATTCATTCAGACATTAGAGTATCCTTGAAACAGTATCTTCAATGTTATTTTCTTCTTCAATTTTGCAATGATATAATTGAGCAGACCGTCTCTGTTATAAGTGTGTTATAATTGTGTTATTTAGAAGCTGTGTTTTAAGTGGCAATACCACTTGCGAGCAACAGGGGAAGTAGCAGGAGGTCCCTGTTATAATAAGTGTATTATAAGCGATTTCAGGCAGCTAGGAGAGTAGCAGGTGTCTGTTATACATGTGATGTGAGTCTGTTATAAGCTGCATTATAAGCAGTTAAAATACATCTTCCAGACAGCAGAGGAAGTAGCAGGAGGTGTCTGTTGTAAGGGTGTTATAAGATGTTAATATGTGTGTTATGAACAGTTCTAATACCTCTTGCAGGCAGCAGGGCCAGAAGCAGGAGGTGCAGCGGAAGGGCTTGACCAGGTGCATGACCTCCTGGCCACTGTGGTCTTTGATCTTCATCTCAAACATGCGGTTGGGACCGCAGCAGTTCCGGGTGCAGCAGTCACTATCCTCCTTGGCCGTGTAGATTTCCTGTCCCAAACTGTTCTTGATTACATACCGGTTTTTAGTCTCAAAGGAAGTGATGGCTAGAGAGAGCGGGAGCATAGGAAGAAAGGGTCATGGGGGATGTGGGTGGAGGTGAGAGATCGGAAGTAAATATCATGTCGGAGTAAGTACAATTAATTGCATGCTGTGTATAACATGGGCTGCCTTACCCTCCAGCAGTTCCACTTTCTGATGGATCAAGATTTGATCGAGCTGTAACAAACAGATAAAGGTAGGATTGGGTACAGAGTTCCCTACCGTGGCCAGCTCTCTCCCGTCTCCTAACCAATTATCTTATCCCATAAAAGTTAACATTTTACTTTGAGGTAACAGTTCCAtaaacaaaatgtaagactatTGTCTTACCTGTGTTAGGTACTCTAGGCCAGGGGGCACTCCTGTTGCTCGAAAGTTATTTTCCATGGCGCGGTAGGATCAGTAGCGGCCTGAGCACACCCACATTAGTCAGGTGAAATGTGGTTTACAAGCTCAGTTTACAACCATAGGACTGAGCTACATGGTTAATCATTACACTACTCAGTCAATAGCACCATTCAAAGTTGCTTTCCAATTCATGTGTAGTATTCCTTAGTACTATTCCTTCATTTTACGTAAATACTATACCAAAACAAAAGATAATGGAAGATGGACTCTTAGAGCGAAGATATCCCTGATCTTACATCCACTTTTTAGGTGTCATGGCTATTTTACAGAGCTCTGCTCAAAGTAATACATACAGCATATAATAGTAGTATATATATTGTAAGAACTTACAATGGAACAACAATTTTAGAATACCAATGAACACATATCTGTGCCGGTACTGAGAATCAACTTACATC
This portion of the Salvelinus sp. IW2-2015 linkage group LG4q.1:29, ASM291031v2, whole genome shotgun sequence genome encodes:
- the plscr3a gene encoding phospholipid scramblase 1, which produces MENNFRATGVPPGLEYLTQLDQILIHQKVELLEAITSFETKNRYVIKNSLGQEIYTAKEDSDCCTRNCCGPNRMFEMKIKDHSGQEVMHLVKPFRCTSCFWPCCLQEMEVQSPPSTTIGYVVQNWHPFKPKLSILGAAKETLLTIEGPFCACSCCGDVDFEVMGKDSDQPIGRISKQWSGLIKEAFTDSDNFGIQFPMDLDVKMKAVLMGACILIDFMFFESSGDGDQRCSVFG